The proteins below come from a single Caulobacter segnis ATCC 21756 genomic window:
- a CDS encoding PAS domain S-box protein, whose protein sequence is MKPARGLSSTLFSDPRPAAYVTALVAVMATAVLRLYLPEAFTAPSSFLLFVPAVLVSAALGGVGPGAFATTLAWAAVWWMTRHIPFNLVSGICAGIFLSTGFGMAVGGGWFHATRRRAAAVNDHLRSILDTVPDAVVVIDRQGLMTSFSPAAERMFGWKEADVLGKNVSLLMPEPYKAQHDGYLGRYARTGERRIIGSGRVVVGSRKDGSTFPMELAVGETKGSTPSFTGFIRDLTESQETETRLQELQNELVHVSRLTAMGEMASTLAHELNQPLSAIANLLTGSRRLMERGRESDQAKIRDAIDRAAAQALRAGEVIHRMRDFVRRGASEREAESLSKLIEEASALALIGEKERQVDVRLNLDPKADAVFADRVQVQQVLLNLIRNGIDAMQVQDPKKRALLISSAMTEEGWSQVSVDDTGPGIADEVRERLFQPFMTTKPQGMGVGLSISRSIIEAHGGRIWAEANSAGGARFCFTLPPAESAAAAKETVDD, encoded by the coding sequence ATGAAGCCCGCCCGAGGCCTGTCCTCGACCCTGTTCAGCGATCCTCGGCCCGCCGCCTATGTCACCGCCCTGGTGGCGGTGATGGCGACGGCGGTCCTGCGTCTGTATCTGCCGGAGGCCTTCACCGCGCCCTCGTCGTTCCTGCTGTTCGTGCCGGCGGTGCTGGTCAGCGCGGCCCTTGGTGGGGTGGGTCCCGGCGCCTTCGCCACAACCCTGGCCTGGGCCGCGGTGTGGTGGATGACACGCCACATCCCGTTCAACTTGGTCAGCGGCATCTGCGCGGGCATCTTCCTGTCCACGGGCTTTGGCATGGCCGTCGGCGGCGGCTGGTTCCACGCCACGCGCCGGCGCGCCGCCGCCGTCAACGACCACCTACGCTCGATCCTCGACACCGTGCCCGACGCCGTAGTGGTCATCGACCGCCAGGGTCTGATGACCTCGTTCAGCCCCGCCGCCGAGCGGATGTTCGGCTGGAAGGAGGCGGACGTGCTGGGCAAGAACGTCAGCCTGCTGATGCCCGAGCCCTACAAGGCCCAGCACGACGGCTATCTCGGCCGCTACGCCCGCACCGGCGAGCGCCGGATCATCGGTTCCGGCCGGGTCGTCGTCGGCAGCCGCAAGGACGGATCGACCTTTCCGATGGAGCTGGCCGTTGGCGAGACCAAGGGCTCCACGCCCTCGTTCACCGGCTTCATCCGCGATCTGACGGAAAGCCAGGAGACCGAGACCCGCCTGCAGGAACTGCAGAACGAGCTGGTCCACGTCTCGCGCCTGACGGCCATGGGCGAGATGGCCTCGACCCTCGCCCACGAGCTGAACCAGCCGCTGTCGGCGATCGCCAACCTGCTCACCGGCTCGCGCCGTCTGATGGAGCGCGGGCGCGAGAGCGACCAGGCCAAGATCCGCGACGCCATCGACCGCGCCGCCGCCCAGGCCCTGCGGGCCGGCGAGGTGATCCACCGCATGCGCGACTTCGTCCGCCGCGGCGCCAGCGAACGCGAGGCCGAGAGCCTGTCCAAGCTGATCGAGGAGGCCAGCGCCCTGGCCCTGATCGGCGAGAAGGAGCGCCAGGTCGACGTGCGCCTCAACCTCGACCCCAAGGCCGACGCGGTGTTCGCCGACCGGGTCCAGGTGCAGCAGGTGCTGCTGAACCTGATCCGCAACGGCATCGACGCCATGCAGGTGCAGGACCCCAAGAAGCGGGCCCTGCTGATCAGCAGCGCCATGACCGAAGAGGGCTGGTCGCAGGTCAGCGTCGACGACACCGGTCCCGGCATCGCCGACGAGGTGCGCGAGCGCCTGTTCCAACCGTTCATGACCACCAAGCCGCAAGGCATGGGGGTGGGCCTGTCGATCTCGCGCTCGATCATCGAAGCGCACGGCGGCCGCATCTGGGCCGAGGCCAATTCGGCCGGCGGCGCCCGTTTCTGCTTCACCCTACCGCCCGCCGAGTCGGCGGCGGCCGCCAAGGAGACCGTCGATGACTGA
- the fixJ gene encoding response regulator FixJ, giving the protein MTDAPVVHVVDDDESARDSLAFLLESADFEVVTYASAPAFLDALPTAAPGVIITDVRMPEMSGQDLVARLAAQKVKMPIVMITGHGDIPMAVDAMRSGVVDFLEKPFSESRMLDALQRAFKSAEAAPVSTDQAAVLKRIESLSERERQVLDGVVAGHANKVIARELGISPRTVEIYRAKLMTKMQADNLAALVRMTLSVRGG; this is encoded by the coding sequence ATGACTGACGCCCCCGTCGTGCATGTGGTCGACGACGACGAAAGCGCCCGCGATTCCCTGGCCTTCCTGCTGGAATCCGCCGATTTCGAGGTCGTGACCTACGCCAGCGCCCCGGCCTTCCTGGACGCGCTGCCGACCGCGGCCCCGGGCGTGATCATCACCGACGTACGCATGCCCGAGATGAGCGGCCAGGACCTCGTCGCGCGCTTGGCGGCGCAGAAGGTCAAGATGCCCATCGTGATGATCACCGGCCACGGCGACATCCCGATGGCGGTGGACGCCATGCGCTCGGGCGTCGTCGACTTCCTGGAAAAGCCGTTCTCGGAGTCGCGGATGCTCGACGCCCTGCAACGCGCCTTCAAGTCGGCCGAGGCCGCGCCGGTCTCCACCGACCAGGCGGCGGTCCTCAAGCGGATCGAGAGCCTCTCCGAGCGCGAGCGTCAGGTGCTGGACGGGGTGGTCGCCGGCCACGCCAACAAGGTCATCGCCCGGGAGCTCGGCATCAGCCCGCGCACGGTCGAGATCTACCGCGCCAAGCTGATGACCAAGATGCAGGCCGACAACCTGGCCGCCCTGGTGCGCATGACGCTGTCGGTGCGCGGGGGTTAG
- the fixT gene encoding oxygen-responsive sensory/signaling system negative regulator FixT — MCDRSDLSDGDVRPLILLLVADEPLRDALRFSLETEGYSVTAPPCADGCASCLECRAAACVIIDDGSAPLPAPVPGRSTIVLTSDAQRFQRQGVKDVTVVEKPLLDDSLGRELAALLAKH, encoded by the coding sequence ATGTGCGACCGGTCCGACCTGTCGGACGGAGACGTCCGGCCCCTGATCCTTCTGCTCGTCGCGGACGAGCCCTTGCGCGACGCCCTGCGGTTTTCCTTGGAGACCGAAGGCTATAGCGTGACGGCCCCGCCGTGCGCCGACGGCTGCGCGTCTTGCCTGGAGTGTCGGGCCGCCGCGTGCGTGATCATCGACGACGGCTCGGCGCCGCTGCCCGCGCCCGTTCCCGGCCGCTCGACCATCGTCCTGACCAGCGACGCCCAACGCTTCCAGCGCCAGGGCGTCAAGGACGTCACCGTGGTGGAAAAGCCGCTGCTCGACGACTCGCTGGGGCGGGAGCTGGCGGCCTTGCTGGCCAAGCACTAG
- the fixK gene encoding transcriptional regulator FixK has product MLSPIRAQSFEPTVHLDANLDAVLATPCACPRFARDEEIFGEGETADYVYQVVSGAVRTYRILRDGRRQIDEFHFAGDYFGLELGEAHRVTAEAMTDTTIRMIRRGALSDLAARRGDAARAILRLTAEGLQRSQDHVLMLGRRSACERVAGLLLDIAERTNAKAELDVPMSRQDMADYLGLTIETVSRTLTSLQDEGLIALPSVRHVVLQDRRALERMTA; this is encoded by the coding sequence ATGCTGTCTCCGATCCGCGCTCAAAGCTTCGAACCGACCGTCCACCTGGACGCCAATCTGGACGCGGTCCTCGCCACGCCCTGCGCCTGCCCGCGCTTCGCCCGCGACGAGGAGATCTTCGGCGAAGGCGAAACCGCCGACTACGTCTATCAGGTCGTTTCGGGCGCGGTCCGGACCTACCGCATCCTGCGCGACGGCCGCCGCCAGATCGACGAATTCCACTTCGCCGGCGACTATTTCGGGCTGGAGCTGGGCGAGGCCCACCGCGTCACGGCCGAGGCCATGACCGACACCACCATCCGCATGATCCGCCGGGGCGCCCTCAGCGACCTGGCCGCCCGGCGCGGCGACGCGGCCCGCGCCATCCTGCGCCTGACGGCCGAGGGCCTGCAGCGCAGCCAGGACCATGTGCTGATGCTGGGCCGCCGCTCGGCCTGCGAACGGGTCGCCGGCCTTCTGCTCGACATCGCCGAGCGGACCAACGCCAAGGCCGAGCTGGACGTGCCGATGAGCCGCCAGGACATGGCCGACTATCTGGGCCTGACCATCGAAACCGTCTCGCGCACCCTGACCAGCCTGCAGGACGAAGGTCTGATCGCCCTGCCCAGCGTCCGCCACGTGGTGCTGCAGGACCGCCGCGCGCTGGAGCGGATGACGGCCTAG
- a CDS encoding MFS transporter: protein MTGETSEARTNRRAFAILFGVSVATALGNTGMLSVLPAIGRQIGIPDAMVAAIFSLSAVLWAVTSPFWARQSDLRGRKPLILLGLAGFCVSMTLCAIVVSAGLHHLAPPMVIFVLFLLCRALFGGVGSAANPATQAYMADRTSREERTQTMATLAGAFGLGTVVGPLLAPLFVLPFVGLAGPMFAFALIAAIMLVVVHRGLPETFKPGRGDTPPRRKMGLPWRGEGAALWRDPRLKPFLIYGFLVASCQTAQTQTLGFLIIDKLGLPPVKAQGFITLAMAAGAVAGLLAQWGLIRMFRMGPRELMRWGVGAAALGNVVVAFAPDYAAVAIGYAIASLGYGFARPGFTAGASLSVGAKDQAGAAGAIAAINGLNVVVAPLFVLLYEQVGWGPFVLNALILLAMLVYALRQAMLRSVSQTSPEQEATIAGLERSDEGGV, encoded by the coding sequence ATGACTGGGGAGACATCAGAAGCCCGGACCAACCGGCGCGCGTTCGCGATCCTCTTCGGCGTGTCGGTGGCGACCGCCCTGGGGAACACCGGCATGCTGTCGGTGCTGCCCGCCATCGGCCGGCAGATCGGCATCCCCGACGCCATGGTCGCGGCCATCTTCTCGCTGTCGGCGGTGCTTTGGGCGGTGACGTCGCCGTTCTGGGCGCGCCAGTCTGACTTGCGCGGCCGCAAGCCTCTGATTTTGCTCGGCTTGGCCGGCTTTTGCGTCTCGATGACGCTGTGCGCGATCGTGGTCTCGGCGGGTCTGCACCACCTGGCGCCGCCGATGGTGATCTTCGTGCTGTTCCTGCTGTGCCGAGCGCTGTTCGGCGGCGTCGGCTCGGCCGCCAATCCGGCGACGCAGGCCTACATGGCCGATCGCACCAGCCGCGAGGAGCGCACCCAGACGATGGCCACCCTGGCCGGCGCCTTTGGCCTCGGCACCGTGGTCGGACCGCTGCTGGCGCCGCTGTTCGTGCTGCCGTTCGTGGGCCTGGCCGGGCCGATGTTCGCCTTCGCCCTGATCGCGGCGATCATGCTGGTCGTCGTGCATCGCGGCCTGCCCGAGACCTTCAAGCCGGGGCGAGGCGACACCCCGCCGCGCCGCAAGATGGGCCTGCCCTGGCGCGGCGAGGGGGCGGCGTTATGGCGCGATCCGCGGCTGAAACCCTTCCTGATCTATGGCTTCCTGGTCGCCTCTTGCCAGACGGCCCAGACCCAGACCCTGGGCTTTCTCATCATCGATAAGCTGGGCCTGCCGCCGGTCAAGGCGCAGGGCTTCATCACCCTGGCCATGGCGGCGGGCGCCGTCGCGGGCCTTCTGGCGCAATGGGGCCTGATCCGCATGTTCCGGATGGGCCCGCGCGAGCTGATGCGTTGGGGCGTCGGGGCCGCGGCGCTGGGCAATGTGGTGGTGGCCTTCGCGCCGGACTACGCCGCGGTGGCCATCGGCTATGCGATCGCCAGCCTGGGCTACGGCTTTGCGCGGCCCGGCTTCACGGCCGGCGCGTCTTTGTCGGTGGGGGCCAAGGACCAGGCCGGCGCGGCGGGCGCGATCGCGGCGATCAACGGCCTCAACGTGGTCGTCGCGCCGCTGTTCGTGCTGCTTTACGAGCAGGTGGGCTGGGGCCCGTTCGTGCTGAACGCCCTGATCCTGCTGGCCATGCTGGTCTACGCGCTGCGCCAGGCGATGCTGCGGTCGGTCAGCCAGACCTCGCCCGAGCAGGAGGCGACGATCGCCGGGCTCGAGCGGTCCGATGAGGGCGGGGTCTAG
- the motA gene encoding flagellar motor stator protein MotA → MFQIIGIVLLFALVFGSYLMGGGKMDVILHAAPHELMAILGAGIAAFLISNSMTVIKATAGGFGKIFAGPKWKASDYRDLLSLLFLLTKTMKSKGVIALESHIEKPHESKIFERYPKITHDHFAVDFICDTLRMMTMNLEDPHQVEDAMEKQLEKHHHEALEPAHALQSMADALPALGIVAAVLGVIKTMGSITEPPAVLGGMIGGALVGTFLGVFMAYGLVGPMAARLQAVVNEDAAFYKIIQAVLVAHLHGNAAQISVEIGRGNVPSPAQPSFAELEEALSQIPNE, encoded by the coding sequence ATGTTCCAGATCATCGGCATCGTCCTGCTGTTCGCCCTCGTGTTCGGCAGCTACCTGATGGGTGGCGGCAAGATGGACGTGATCCTGCACGCCGCGCCGCACGAACTGATGGCCATCCTGGGCGCCGGCATCGCCGCGTTCCTGATCTCGAACTCGATGACCGTGATCAAGGCCACGGCGGGCGGCTTCGGCAAGATCTTCGCCGGGCCCAAATGGAAGGCCAGCGACTATCGCGACCTGCTCAGCCTGCTGTTCCTGCTGACCAAGACGATGAAGTCCAAGGGCGTGATCGCCCTGGAAAGCCACATCGAAAAGCCGCATGAGAGCAAGATCTTCGAGCGCTACCCGAAGATCACCCACGACCACTTCGCCGTCGACTTCATCTGCGACACCCTGCGGATGATGACCATGAACCTGGAGGATCCCCACCAGGTCGAGGACGCGATGGAGAAGCAGCTCGAAAAGCACCACCACGAGGCGCTCGAGCCCGCCCACGCCCTGCAGAGCATGGCCGACGCCCTTCCGGCGCTGGGCATCGTCGCCGCCGTGCTGGGCGTCATCAAGACCATGGGCTCGATCACCGAGCCGCCGGCCGTCCTGGGCGGCATGATCGGCGGCGCGCTGGTCGGCACCTTCCTCGGCGTGTTCATGGCCTATGGCCTGGTCGGTCCGATGGCCGCGCGCCTGCAGGCCGTCGTCAACGAGGACGCGGCCTTCTACAAGATCATCCAGGCGGTCCTGGTCGCCCACCTGCACGGCAACGCCGCCCAGATCTCGGTCGAAATCGGCCGTGGCAACGTCCCCTCGCCCGCCCAGCCCAGCTTCGCCGAGCTGGAAGAAGCGCTGTCGCAGATCCCGAATGAATAA
- the mnmD gene encoding tRNA (5-methylaminomethyl-2-thiouridine)(34)-methyltransferase MnmD, protein MDPTAPSSPLVWREDGLPQSSLYGDVYFSSVDGLAETRAVFLQGCGLPERFTGRRDFVVGELGFGSGLNIAALLDLWRREKPEGARLRIFSIEAHPLERDEAARILAHWPELGEAAEALLGAWPGRARGFHRVDLPGFDAVLDLAVMDVVEALEAWDGAADAWFLDGFSPALNPAMWREEVLAAVAARSAPGARAATFTVAGAVRRGLQAAGFDIAKRPGFGRKRERLEAWLPGGRVVPSRPQSLAIIGGGIAGAALARAARAEGLRVTVIDDPDGVAASGNPAGLVTPALDAGGGPRAALYAQALARATALYAATPGAVVAREVLQLANGERDPARFAAVALQDIFEPGAMTPLDPAETQRRLGEAAPALAMGSAQVVAPPTIRAAWIGETLAAQVARLERDPKGWRLLDPAGVEILRADAVVLAGGAASPALDPTLPLRPVRGQASWTSGVSPSAPAAFGGYAIPTRDGVLFGATHDRDETAVDVRAEDHARNLATLAKGLPRLAEQLAGGAFEGRAALRATVPDHLPLAGARADGLWLLTGLGSRGLCLAPLLAEHVIASLLGLPSPLPRQLSHPVNPGRFDSLAEAARV, encoded by the coding sequence ATGGATCCCACCGCCCCTTCCAGTCCGCTCGTCTGGCGCGAGGACGGCCTGCCGCAGTCCAGCCTGTATGGCGACGTCTACTTCTCCAGCGTCGATGGCCTGGCCGAGACGCGGGCGGTGTTCCTGCAGGGCTGCGGCCTGCCGGAGCGGTTCACGGGGCGGCGCGACTTCGTCGTCGGCGAGCTGGGCTTCGGCTCGGGACTGAACATCGCGGCTCTGCTGGACCTGTGGCGACGTGAGAAGCCGGAAGGCGCGCGCCTCAGGATCTTCTCGATCGAGGCCCATCCGCTGGAGCGAGACGAGGCCGCCCGGATCCTGGCGCACTGGCCGGAACTGGGCGAGGCGGCGGAGGCCCTGCTAGGAGCTTGGCCAGGCCGGGCGCGCGGCTTTCACCGGGTCGACCTGCCGGGCTTCGACGCGGTTCTGGACTTGGCCGTCATGGACGTCGTCGAGGCGCTGGAAGCGTGGGACGGCGCGGCCGACGCCTGGTTCCTGGACGGCTTCTCGCCCGCCCTCAATCCGGCCATGTGGCGCGAGGAGGTGCTGGCCGCCGTCGCCGCGCGGTCGGCGCCCGGGGCGCGCGCGGCGACCTTCACCGTCGCCGGCGCGGTGCGGCGCGGCCTGCAGGCCGCCGGCTTCGACATCGCCAAGCGCCCCGGTTTCGGCCGCAAGCGCGAGCGGCTGGAGGCCTGGCTTCCCGGTGGGCGCGTGGTCCCCTCGCGTCCCCAAAGCCTGGCGATCATCGGCGGCGGGATCGCCGGCGCGGCCCTGGCGCGCGCGGCGCGCGCCGAAGGTCTCCGCGTCACCGTGATCGACGATCCGGACGGCGTCGCCGCCTCGGGCAATCCCGCGGGCCTGGTCACTCCCGCTCTCGACGCCGGCGGCGGTCCCCGCGCGGCGCTCTACGCCCAGGCTCTGGCGCGCGCGACCGCGCTCTACGCGGCGACGCCCGGCGCCGTCGTGGCGCGCGAAGTGCTGCAACTGGCCAACGGCGAGCGCGATCCGGCCCGCTTCGCCGCCGTCGCCCTTCAGGACATCTTCGAGCCCGGGGCCATGACGCCCCTCGATCCGGCGGAAACCCAGCGCCGGCTTGGCGAGGCGGCGCCGGCGCTCGCCATGGGTTCGGCCCAGGTCGTCGCGCCGCCGACGATCCGCGCGGCCTGGATCGGCGAGACGCTCGCCGCCCAGGTCGCCCGGCTCGAGCGCGACCCGAAAGGCTGGCGGTTGCTGGATCCGGCGGGCGTCGAGATCCTCCGCGCCGACGCCGTGGTCCTGGCCGGCGGCGCGGCGAGCCCGGCCCTCGATCCGACCCTGCCCCTGCGACCGGTGCGCGGCCAGGCCAGCTGGACGAGCGGGGTGTCCCCGTCAGCGCCCGCGGCGTTCGGCGGCTATGCGATCCCGACCCGCGACGGCGTGCTGTTCGGCGCCACCCACGATCGCGACGAAACCGCCGTCGACGTCCGGGCCGAGGACCACGCCCGCAACCTCGCCACCCTGGCCAAGGGCCTGCCGCGCCTGGCCGAGCAGCTGGCCGGCGGGGCGTTCGAGGGCCGCGCGGCCCTGCGCGCCACCGTGCCCGACCACTTGCCGCTGGCCGGCGCGCGCGCCGACGGCCTTTGGCTGCTGACGGGCCTGGGCTCGCGCGGCCTCTGCCTGGCGCCGCTGCTGGCCGAGCACGTGATCGCCAGCCTGCTGGGCCTCCCCTCGCCTCTCCCGCGCCAATTGTCGCACCCGGTGAATCCGGGCCGTTTCGACTCGCTCGCCGAGGCCGCCCGCGTATAG
- a CDS encoding OmpA family protein translates to MKMRLLVSVATVALGAASGALAQSATSGWYVGADVGYHESKDVKATSTNNYQWNFGGEHDWAAFGRLGYKFTPNWRVEAEYGFRPNDLKTVRGAGLAGVDGTGTGQPIGLCTPGVGRSPSAPDCGEIDGKMKATTLMANVLFDMAPNSSLNPFIGAGVGTAWVHNKAYGQLSGVPTGAARFQNTNFDDVDQAFAMQGIVGLGWNFAPNWSMDLTGRYLRTSKLDWGSVTQNAGPAGGSITDVGTFSGRYKDTSVTLGLRYTFGAPPPPPPAAPAYESREFVVYFPFDQYVLTPEAQAVVQQAADYAKGGGATKIVVTGHTDTSGSDAYNRRLSERRAKAVADGLVGMGVNATALAVDWKGESAPAVATGDGVKEPLNRRSTVSINF, encoded by the coding sequence ATGAAGATGCGGTTGCTGGTCAGCGTAGCGACGGTGGCGCTGGGCGCCGCCTCGGGCGCTCTGGCCCAGAGCGCTACGAGCGGTTGGTACGTCGGCGCGGACGTCGGCTATCACGAGTCCAAGGACGTCAAGGCTACGTCCACCAACAACTACCAATGGAACTTTGGTGGTGAGCATGACTGGGCCGCCTTCGGCCGCCTGGGCTACAAGTTCACCCCGAACTGGCGCGTCGAAGCCGAATACGGCTTCCGCCCGAACGATCTGAAGACCGTTCGCGGCGCCGGTCTGGCCGGTGTGGACGGCACGGGAACGGGTCAGCCGATCGGCCTCTGCACCCCCGGCGTGGGCCGTAGCCCGAGCGCTCCGGATTGCGGTGAGATCGACGGCAAGATGAAGGCCACGACTCTGATGGCCAATGTCCTCTTCGACATGGCCCCGAACTCGAGCCTGAACCCGTTCATCGGCGCTGGCGTCGGTACGGCCTGGGTCCACAACAAGGCGTACGGCCAACTGTCGGGCGTTCCGACCGGCGCCGCGCGCTTCCAGAACACCAACTTCGACGACGTCGATCAGGCGTTCGCCATGCAGGGCATCGTCGGCCTGGGCTGGAACTTCGCCCCGAACTGGTCGATGGACCTGACCGGTCGCTACCTGCGCACCAGCAAGCTGGACTGGGGTTCGGTGACGCAAAACGCCGGTCCCGCCGGTGGCTCCATCACCGATGTCGGCACCTTCTCGGGCCGCTACAAGGACACCTCGGTGACCCTGGGTCTGCGCTACACGTTCGGCGCTCCGCCCCCGCCGCCGCCGGCCGCTCCGGCCTACGAGTCGCGTGAGTTCGTGGTCTACTTCCCGTTCGATCAGTACGTCCTGACGCCGGAAGCCCAGGCCGTGGTCCAGCAAGCCGCTGACTACGCCAAGGGTGGCGGCGCGACCAAGATCGTCGTGACGGGTCACACCGACACCTCGGGCTCGGACGCCTACAACCGCCGCCTGTCGGAACGCCGCGCCAAGGCCGTCGCCGATGGCCTGGTGGGCATGGGTGTCAACGCCACGGCCCTGGCCGTCGACTGGAAGGGCGAAAGCGCTCCGGCCGTCGCGACTGGCGATGGCGTCAAGGAACCGCTGAACCGCCGTTCGACGGTGTCGATCAACTTCTAA
- the sapA gene encoding protease SapA → MSVEPFPLAPDDFASISGGDTPNAFVNADSRVGMVAGKTSLTIPQAASQLLRGEPGWSFQLQQAATVSYAYRASASTMPNDTGGFSTFSAAQIAQTEKALAAWSDVARISFVRVGEGTSGSAAYSNEAAILFGNYSSGEDGAAAFAFYPGNYATSNRSGDVWINSTLSYNANPTGTNYGGMVLIHELGHAIGLAHPGDYDADANTTLTYAANAGYYEDSRQYTVMSYFSESNTGGSFSGAYASSPLLDDIAAAQLAYGANMSTRTGDTVYGFNSNAGRDWFSATSTSTRLIFAVWDAGGTDTLDFSGYRVAQTIDLRAGYFSSVGGLTGNVSIAIGATIENALGGTAADIINGNSAANRIVGGQGNDTLDGGQGADTAVFSGKVASYAITPLSTGGWQVKDNAGTDGTDVVVNIESLVFADGAVSLVDSRVATAMGGLLRLKPLSAGAETLAKSLAADMAAGGTYSNAIAQVITAADSTSSVAVMSYQFFTGRTPTTAGMDYLIAPDGPNANNLNSAYYQTFDYGNRYINFAVNLGKVGEGAAAFTTGYGALSLTEATRKAYAAIFGLSPTDQKLHDLLDASFTLGGQTMTRADYFAYYGQDGLNGQGTKAAMVGWLLGEAAKADVGVYAKSLAAMYADELTRDVFGVDLIGVYAKPEYNLT, encoded by the coding sequence ATGAGCGTTGAACCTTTTCCTCTGGCCCCGGATGATTTCGCCTCGATCTCCGGCGGCGACACCCCCAACGCCTTCGTCAACGCCGACTCCCGCGTCGGCATGGTGGCCGGCAAGACCAGCCTGACCATCCCGCAGGCGGCGTCCCAGCTGCTGCGCGGCGAACCTGGATGGTCGTTTCAACTGCAGCAGGCGGCGACGGTCAGCTACGCCTACCGCGCTTCCGCCTCGACGATGCCGAACGACACCGGCGGCTTCTCGACGTTCAGCGCCGCTCAGATCGCACAGACGGAGAAGGCGCTGGCCGCCTGGTCCGACGTCGCGCGCATCAGTTTCGTGCGGGTGGGCGAAGGGACCTCCGGCTCGGCAGCCTATAGCAATGAGGCGGCGATCCTGTTCGGCAACTACAGCTCCGGCGAGGACGGCGCCGCGGCCTTCGCATTCTATCCGGGCAACTACGCCACTTCGAACCGCTCCGGCGACGTCTGGATCAATTCGACCCTGAGCTACAACGCCAACCCGACCGGGACCAACTACGGCGGCATGGTGCTGATCCACGAGCTGGGCCACGCCATCGGCCTAGCGCACCCCGGGGACTACGACGCCGACGCCAACACCACCCTGACCTACGCCGCCAACGCCGGCTATTATGAGGACAGCCGCCAGTACACGGTGATGTCCTATTTCAGCGAGAGCAACACCGGCGGTTCGTTCAGCGGCGCCTACGCCTCCTCGCCCTTGCTGGACGACATCGCCGCCGCCCAGCTGGCCTACGGCGCCAACATGTCGACCCGGACCGGCGACACCGTCTACGGGTTCAACTCCAACGCCGGCCGCGACTGGTTCAGCGCGACCAGCACGTCGACCAGGCTGATCTTCGCCGTCTGGGACGCCGGCGGGACCGACACCCTCGACTTCTCGGGCTACAGGGTCGCCCAGACCATCGATCTGCGGGCCGGCTACTTCTCCAGCGTCGGCGGCCTGACCGGCAACGTCTCGATCGCCATCGGCGCGACGATCGAAAACGCGCTCGGCGGGACGGCGGCGGACATCATCAACGGCAACAGCGCGGCCAACCGCATCGTCGGCGGACAGGGCAATGACACGCTGGACGGCGGCCAGGGCGCGGACACCGCAGTGTTCTCCGGCAAGGTCGCCAGCTACGCCATCACGCCCCTTTCGACCGGCGGATGGCAGGTGAAGGACAACGCCGGGACCGACGGGACGGACGTCGTCGTCAATATCGAGAGCCTGGTCTTCGCGGACGGCGCCGTCTCGCTGGTCGACAGCCGCGTCGCGACGGCCATGGGCGGCCTGCTGCGCCTGAAGCCGCTGAGCGCCGGCGCCGAGACCCTGGCCAAGAGCCTGGCGGCCGATATGGCCGCCGGCGGGACCTATTCGAACGCCATCGCCCAGGTGATCACGGCGGCGGACTCGACCTCCTCGGTGGCGGTGATGTCCTACCAGTTCTTCACCGGCCGCACGCCGACGACGGCGGGCATGGACTATCTGATCGCGCCCGACGGCCCCAACGCCAACAACCTCAACAGCGCCTATTATCAGACCTTCGACTACGGCAACCGCTACATCAACTTCGCGGTGAACCTGGGCAAGGTGGGCGAAGGCGCCGCGGCGTTCACCACCGGCTACGGCGCGCTGTCCCTGACCGAGGCCACCCGCAAGGCCTATGCGGCGATCTTCGGCCTGAGCCCCACCGACCAGAAGCTGCACGACCTGCTGGACGCCAGCTTCACCCTGGGCGGCCAGACCATGACGCGGGCGGACTACTTCGCCTACTACGGCCAGGACGGGCTGAACGGCCAAGGGACCAAGGCGGCGATGGTCGGGTGGCTGCTGGGCGAAGCCGCCAAGGCCGATGTCGGCGTCTACGCCAAGTCCCTGGCGGCCATGTACGCCGACGAGCTGACCCGCGACGTGTTCGGCGTCGACCTGATCGGCGTCTACGCCAAGCCGGAATACAACCTCACCTGA
- a CDS encoding DUF5961 family protein: protein MPYTVRARHLHGGHARRVDEPTAEAAAVAYLEDFGHDADQDEAVSLIVRDQDTGREQCFRVDLATGETEPCG from the coding sequence ATGCCGTACACCGTCCGCGCCCGCCACCTGCACGGGGGCCACGCCCGCCGCGTCGACGAACCCACCGCCGAAGCCGCCGCCGTCGCCTATCTGGAAGACTTCGGCCATGACGCAGACCAAGACGAGGCGGTCAGCCTGATCGTCCGCGACCAGGACACCGGCCGCGAGCAGTGCTTCCGCGTGGACTTGGCGACGGGAGAGACAGAGCCGTGCGGCTGA